The following coding sequences are from one Xiphophorus couchianus chromosome 22, X_couchianus-1.0, whole genome shotgun sequence window:
- the cdt1 gene encoding DNA replication factor Cdt1 — protein MGAWLLLISRENSTRLPSAGYNTRRGAVCGFWFCSGDSNMSQAQVTEFFCQRKSGAARAPGHRRKGRVRGSSASGFHHGNKESALCCSPVREEFVRVVDEAAGLSNDRQSASSRPDTDPASPRTPKRSSAEAEFDLGAAVFSAAAEHSSVKRRRQAGRARDAEANTTEKTTRGTARKKLVLPEDTTQAFCKDDITALRSRLQKIRQQAENIATSTSPAASSHAAGAPPTSGPRDQPESGTTAVLSSGTRASSFTVARARELAAKAQRRKEEREAGEVKLSQAPPPALAPPPAPDGGAEQPAYQRYHTLAQATPPGLSLPYQYKILAEMFRSMDTVVAMLYNRSETATFAKIKQGVQDMMHRRFEESHVGQIKTVFPAAFSFRQQKNIPTFNSNVSRGSYQLTVEPVLSSDRNEARPVLSASRLLERRRVFHQNLISVVKQHHKAFLSSLVPPVSVPEDKLTRWHPRFNVDAVPAVQVGSLPPPPHTENVSTAQEVLEKARSLITPKMEKALVSLTQNAGDADGTKPVGSQNPAAAQPAVPPAGLVPSSLKGVSQSLLDRIRAKEAQKLQAAMTRNPAQEERLLMLTRLGELARILRNVFVAEKKSALVMEVACNRMAASYRSALSLGEMEKHIRLLAEVAPDWLSIHPIRKDFYLKLNKMVELNVILDKLNHRLREEERL, from the exons ATGGGGGCGTGGCTTTTACTGATTTCGCGCGAAAATTCCACTCGCCTTCCGTCCGCAGGCTATAATACACGGCGCGGTGCTGTTtgcgggttctggttctgcagcgGCGACAGCAACATGTCTCAGGCTCAGGTCACCGAGTTCTTCTGTCAGCGGAAGAGCGGAGCAGCGAGGGCCCCGGGACATCGGCGCAAAGGACGGGTGAGAGGCTCCTCGGCCAGCGGCTTCCACCATGGAAACAAAGAGTCCGCTCTCTGCTGCTCCCCGGTCCGTGAGGAGTTTGTCCGGGTTGTAGACGAGGCGGCGGGGCTGAGTAATGACCGGCAGTCCGCCTCCAGCAGACCGGACACGGACCCGGCCAGTCCCCGGACTCCCAAAAGGAGCTCGGCCGAGGCAGAGTTCGACCTCGGAGCCGCAGTGTTCTCAGCCGCGGCCGAGCACTCCTCGGTCAAAAGGAGACGGCAAGCCGGAAGGGCCAGAGACGCTGAGGCGAACACGACTGAGAAAACAACAAGGGGGACAGCCAGGAAGAAGCTCGTCCTGCCCGAGGACACAACACAG GCTTTCTGTAAGGATGACATCACAGCGCTCAGGTCTCGCCTCCAGAAGATCAGGCAGCAGGCGGAGAACATCGCCACCTCCACCTCTCCAGCAGCTTCTAGCCATGCAGCCGGGGCCCCCCCAACCTCAGGGCCAAGGGACCAACCTGAGTCTGGGACCACGGCTGTACTCTCCTCAGGG ACCAGGGCCTCCAGCTTCACTGTGGCCCGGGCCAGAGAGCTGGCCGCTAAGGcccagaggaggaaggaggagagggAAGCAGGCGAAGTCAAGCTGAGCCAGGCTCCGCCTCCAGCTCTGGCTCCGCCTCCAGCTCCAGACGG CGGGGCGGAGCAGCCGGCGTACCAGCGGTACCACACCCTGGCCCAAGCCACTCCCCCTGGCCTGTCCCTGCCTTACCAGTACAAGATCCTGGCAGAGATGTTCCGCAGCATGGACACTGTGGTCGCCATGCTGTACAACCGCTCAGAGACGGCCACCTTCGCCAAGATCAAGCAGGGAGTGCAGGACATGATGCACAG GAGGTTTGAGGAGAGCCATGTGGGTCAGATCAAGACGGTGTTCCCTGCAGCGTTCTCCTTCAGGCAGCAGAAGAACATCCCAACGTTCAACAGCAACGTCAGCAGAGGAAGCTACCAGCTCACCGTGGAGCCCGTCCTCAGCTCCG ACCGGAATGAAGCGAGACCTGTGCTGTCCGCCTCCCGTCTCCTGGAGAGAAGACGCGTCTTTCACCAGAACCTGATCTCTGTTGTCAAACAGCATCACAAG GCCTTCCTGTCCTCGCTGGTCCCCCCCGTCTCTGTCCCGGAAGACAAACTGACCCGCTGGCATCCCCGCTTCAACGTGGACGCCGTCCCCGCCGTCCAGGTGGGCTCGCTGCCTCCGCCCCCCCACACGGAGAACGTGTCCACAGCCCAGGAGGTTCTGGAGAAGGCCCGCTCCCTCATCACCCCCAAG ATGGAGAAGGCTCTGGTCTCTCTGACCCAGAACGCAGGCGATGCAGACGGAACCAAACCAGTCGGTTCCCAGAACCCAGCAGCCGCTCAGCCTGCAGTGCCTCCTGCAGGCCTGGTGCCGTCCTCCCTGAAAGGCGTGTCTCAGTCCCTGCTGGACAGG ATCCGCGCCAAAGAGGCCCAGAAGCTCCAGGCGGCCATGACCCGGAACCCGGCCCAGGAGGAGCGGCTGCTGATGCTGACCCGGCTGGGCGAGTTGGCCCGAATCCTACGGAACGTCTTTGTCGCAGAGAAGAAGTCGGCGCTGGTCATGGAGGTGGCGTGCAACCGCATGGCGGCCAGCTACAGATCAGCTCTGAGTCTAG GTGAAATGGAGAAGCACATCCGTCTCCTGGCTGAAGtggctcctgattggctgagcaTTCATCCCATCAGGAAGGATTTCTACCTGAAGCTGAACAAGATGGTGGAGCTCAACGTCATTCTGGACAAACTCAATCACAGACTCCGAGAGGAGGAGCGACTCTGA